In Stigmatella aurantiaca, a single genomic region encodes these proteins:
- a CDS encoding FHA domain-containing protein, with product MFNISVVNGQTRLTMKGTLASREILVGRSSKCDLLLRDETVSGVHCRLIAVEGGAIVSDAGSTNGTFLNGELVVRPTMMTADDELRAGPYVLRVQSLVGGAANTFSTPVRTERPGRIAPPPPAEARPQGKRPLPEDRPTELQISQAQVFWRILGVHGPVTLEQARAAYEAQLKECRPGTVSELNPLLHALSEQRIREIEFAWEYVQRLLRRTRDAA from the coding sequence GTGTTCAACATTTCGGTGGTGAATGGCCAAACGCGGCTCACGATGAAGGGCACGCTGGCCAGCCGGGAGATCCTGGTCGGCCGCTCGTCGAAGTGTGACCTCCTGCTCCGGGACGAGACCGTCTCGGGCGTCCACTGCCGCCTGATCGCCGTCGAGGGCGGAGCCATCGTCTCGGATGCGGGCTCAACGAACGGAACGTTCCTCAATGGCGAGCTCGTGGTCCGCCCCACGATGATGACCGCGGATGACGAGCTGCGCGCCGGGCCCTATGTGCTGAGGGTGCAGTCCCTGGTGGGCGGGGCGGCGAACACGTTCTCCACGCCGGTACGAACGGAACGCCCGGGGCGCATCGCGCCTCCGCCGCCCGCCGAGGCCCGTCCTCAAGGGAAACGTCCGCTGCCCGAGGATCGTCCCACGGAGCTTCAGATCTCTCAGGCTCAGGTGTTTTGGAGGATCCTGGGCGTCCACGGGCCCGTCACCTTGGAACAGGCCCGCGCCGCTTACGAAGCGCAGTTGAAGGAATGCCGCCCCGGCACGGTGTCGGAACTCAACCCGCTGCTGCACGCGCTGTCCGAACAGCGGATCCGGGAGATCGAGTTCGCCTGGGAGTACGTTCAGCGGCTGCTCCGCCGGACGCGAGATGCCGCCTGA
- a CDS encoding ceramide glucosyltransferase, with the protein MPVASLLLFSAAALGLLALAVQFLFVLRHRPRSHQALPRAATASPGISILKPLCGVDDDLEANLEQFATLDYPRYEVILGVKDRTDPAYALARAAVARWPHVMKLALQEGEPGLNPKVNQLITLSAEARYDLWVISDSNVRVSPGYLQEIADGFEDLDTGCVTHPIAGVGERTVGSLMDNLHLASSAAAGVITAKHLAGKDIVVGKSMALRREDVEALGGFFSVKDVLAEDFVIGLWITRKLGKRVVVARTPVFNVSLRKRVGDFFKRYLRWSVIHHMSVSTPTYLAQGLLNPAPLALLAALLAPSPETLSMAGAVACLKALLDVAVFRLLRPEPVSWGALPVVFLKDALLFVAWFNGLFSRTVQWRGTRLHVLPGTRLATAAVPSSPALVPAEVTAREELLAG; encoded by the coding sequence ATGCCCGTTGCCTCCCTGCTGCTGTTCTCCGCCGCCGCCCTGGGACTGCTCGCCTTGGCCGTGCAGTTCCTCTTCGTCCTGCGCCACCGGCCCCGCTCCCACCAGGCCCTGCCCCGTGCGGCCACCGCCTCCCCGGGCATCTCCATCCTCAAGCCGCTGTGCGGCGTGGACGATGACCTGGAGGCCAACCTGGAGCAGTTCGCCACGCTGGACTACCCCCGGTACGAGGTCATCCTCGGGGTGAAGGACCGGACAGACCCCGCCTATGCGCTGGCCCGGGCGGCCGTCGCGCGCTGGCCTCACGTGATGAAGCTGGCGCTCCAGGAAGGCGAGCCCGGCCTCAACCCCAAGGTGAACCAGCTCATCACGCTCTCCGCGGAGGCCCGGTATGACCTCTGGGTCATCAGCGACTCGAACGTGCGCGTGTCCCCGGGGTACCTGCAGGAGATCGCGGACGGGTTCGAGGACCTGGACACCGGCTGCGTCACGCACCCCATCGCGGGCGTCGGTGAGCGGACCGTGGGCTCGTTGATGGACAACCTGCACCTGGCCTCCAGCGCGGCGGCCGGGGTGATTACCGCCAAGCACCTGGCGGGCAAGGACATCGTGGTGGGCAAGTCCATGGCCTTGCGGCGGGAGGACGTGGAGGCGCTGGGAGGCTTCTTCTCCGTCAAGGACGTGCTTGCGGAGGACTTTGTCATCGGCCTGTGGATCACCCGCAAGCTGGGCAAACGCGTGGTGGTCGCCCGGACGCCGGTCTTCAATGTCTCGCTGCGCAAGCGTGTGGGGGACTTCTTCAAGCGGTACCTGCGCTGGAGCGTCATCCACCACATGTCCGTGTCCACGCCCACGTACCTGGCCCAGGGCCTGCTCAACCCGGCCCCCCTGGCCCTGCTCGCCGCCTTGCTCGCCCCCTCCCCGGAGACCCTTTCCATGGCCGGAGCGGTGGCTTGCCTGAAGGCCCTGCTCGATGTCGCGGTGTTCCGCCTCCTGCGCCCGGAGCCGGTCTCCTGGGGCGCGCTGCCGGTCGTCTTCCTCAAGGACGCGCTGCTCTTCGTGGCGTGGTTCAATGGCCTGTTCAGCCGGACGGTCCAGTGGCGCGGGACACGGCTCCACGTGCTTCCGGGCACCCGGCTGGCCACAGCGGCCGTCCCCAGCAGCCCCGCCCTCGTCCCCGCCGAGGTGACAGCCCGCGAAGAGTTGCTCGCGGGCTAG
- a CDS encoding sigma-54-dependent Fis family transcriptional regulator: protein MTSGDDPKVKQPTPLEEPQAAAAPGPSLDRTAFIPIPTTLQAPSEKESPFQSAVLTRRERVARGAVTPAPLPRAPYREPKALRVQREGVPDLIIPLYPDRSYVFGRAPESTVVFAHDAVSRQHGRLAFREDHRWVYRDLNSRNQSFLGEAEVPFPGDEREFFQLMSASQDWVVEAGNVILLGNGRSRILLLAEVPEGLIAGPRPGQEGSAAAARLERSINICTRHLLPVFILGKSGTGKTFIAREIHSRSRLDGNFVNLNCGRLPQDASMLHSELLGHVKGAFTGAAFARVGKFYLANGGTLFLDEVEFLPSAAQDFLIDVLEGSGSLAPLGAVPDSREPPPRFRLISASKTPLQQTGLRPDLAQRLATGDVIVLPTLEERRDDIPNLVEDFLHRLKTEQQYDARFTSDTIAYLQQVDWPGQIRELEATVKAVVAREVAARSIDGMGASRLVITLEAVKAYLLQRRIGFGASAAAPPLASGMPGDSGPGVPAPPVRKRPGDLTEADIRSMLEKHQGNKTRAAQELGIALNTLKDRMKKLGLS from the coding sequence ATGACGAGCGGCGATGACCCGAAGGTGAAGCAGCCCACGCCGCTGGAGGAGCCGCAAGCGGCAGCAGCTCCAGGCCCGTCGCTTGATCGGACGGCGTTCATTCCCATTCCCACCACGCTTCAGGCTCCTTCAGAGAAGGAGTCTCCATTCCAGAGCGCTGTTCTGACGCGCCGGGAGCGGGTTGCCCGTGGGGCTGTGACGCCCGCGCCGCTCCCACGCGCGCCCTACCGCGAGCCCAAGGCCCTGCGTGTTCAGCGCGAGGGGGTGCCGGATTTGATCATCCCCCTCTACCCGGATCGCTCCTACGTGTTCGGGCGGGCCCCGGAGTCCACGGTGGTGTTCGCCCATGACGCTGTTTCGCGCCAGCACGGCCGCCTGGCCTTTCGGGAGGATCACCGGTGGGTGTACCGGGATCTCAACTCGCGAAACCAGAGCTTCCTGGGCGAGGCGGAAGTGCCCTTTCCGGGAGACGAGCGCGAGTTCTTCCAATTGATGAGCGCCTCGCAGGACTGGGTCGTCGAGGCGGGCAACGTCATCTTGCTGGGCAACGGGCGCAGCCGGATTCTGCTGCTGGCCGAGGTGCCAGAGGGGCTGATCGCGGGGCCGCGTCCTGGGCAGGAGGGGTCCGCGGCGGCAGCGCGGCTGGAGCGCTCGATCAACATCTGCACGCGGCACCTGCTCCCGGTGTTCATCCTCGGCAAGTCCGGTACGGGGAAGACGTTCATCGCACGGGAGATTCACAGCCGGAGCCGGCTGGATGGGAACTTCGTCAACCTCAACTGCGGCCGGCTCCCCCAGGACGCCAGCATGTTGCACAGCGAGCTGCTCGGGCACGTGAAGGGGGCGTTCACGGGGGCCGCGTTCGCGCGGGTGGGCAAGTTCTATCTGGCCAATGGGGGGACGCTCTTCCTGGACGAGGTGGAGTTTCTTCCTTCCGCGGCCCAGGACTTCCTGATCGACGTGCTGGAAGGCTCGGGGAGCCTGGCCCCGCTGGGCGCGGTACCGGACTCGCGGGAGCCGCCGCCGCGCTTCCGGCTCATCTCCGCCTCGAAAACCCCCCTGCAGCAGACAGGGCTGCGGCCGGACCTGGCTCAACGCCTGGCGACCGGGGATGTGATTGTTCTGCCGACCTTGGAGGAGCGGCGGGACGACATCCCGAACCTCGTGGAGGACTTCCTCCACCGTCTGAAGACAGAGCAGCAGTACGATGCCAGGTTCACCAGTGACACGATCGCCTACCTGCAACAGGTCGATTGGCCAGGGCAGATCCGCGAGCTGGAGGCCACCGTGAAGGCCGTGGTGGCCCGTGAAGTGGCGGCGCGGTCCATTGATGGCATGGGGGCCTCGCGGCTGGTGATCACCCTGGAGGCGGTGAAGGCCTACCTGCTTCAGCGCAGAATTGGCTTTGGCGCCTCGGCTGCGGCTCCTCCGCTGGCATCCGGGATGCCAGGGGATTCAGGACCCGGGGTGCCCGCGCCACCGGTGCGCAAGCGGCCCGGCGATCTGACGGAAGCGGATATCCGTTCCATGTTGGAGAAGCATCAGGGCAACAAAACGCGGGCCGCCCAGGAACTGGGGATCGCGCTCAACACCCTCAAGGACCGGATGAAGAAGCTCGGGCTCTCGTGA
- a CDS encoding metallophosphoesterase family protein, translating to MRVAILADIHGNLPACEAVLEDIERMAPDYIVAAGDLALRGAHPRETVELLLDRCDSVLMGNTDCYLAGNYLGGAYRERDHWKTELLRWTRDQLGEAHLKTLGALPFSMRYTPRKGQDLFVCHANPKNLEESLDPTLDEISIRRFFMHLDAAACAFGHLHFPYRRRVGRMLIADVASAGIPRDGDLRPAYGIFTYTPKGWRVQIRRVRYPVRKATQALTARRVPGGPILIHKLVEARYRHHHSLLEAARRHSGLPPPGPVLRPPPGAPPRRPPPPGVPPTGDLETEPPVPRQDETEAAVLRMEALDSVELPPVQDIEAAEEASLSTGTTDLDG from the coding sequence ATGCGGGTCGCGATCCTCGCGGACATTCACGGCAATCTCCCTGCCTGCGAGGCCGTCCTCGAGGACATCGAGCGGATGGCGCCCGACTACATCGTGGCCGCGGGCGACCTCGCGCTGCGCGGGGCCCACCCGCGCGAGACGGTGGAGCTCTTGCTGGACCGCTGTGACTCCGTGCTGATGGGCAACACGGACTGCTACCTCGCGGGCAACTACCTGGGCGGCGCCTACCGCGAGCGCGACCACTGGAAGACCGAGCTGCTGCGCTGGACGCGGGACCAGCTGGGCGAGGCCCACCTCAAGACGCTGGGCGCCCTGCCCTTCTCCATGCGCTACACCCCGCGCAAGGGGCAGGACCTCTTCGTCTGCCACGCGAACCCGAAGAACCTCGAGGAGTCGCTGGACCCGACCCTCGATGAAATCTCCATCCGCCGCTTCTTCATGCACCTGGACGCGGCGGCGTGCGCCTTTGGCCACCTGCACTTCCCCTACCGCCGCCGGGTCGGCCGGATGCTCATCGCGGACGTGGCCAGCGCGGGCATTCCCCGGGATGGCGACCTGCGGCCCGCCTACGGCATCTTCACCTACACGCCCAAGGGCTGGCGCGTGCAGATCCGCCGGGTGCGCTACCCCGTCCGCAAGGCCACCCAGGCGCTCACCGCGCGCCGGGTTCCCGGCGGCCCCATCCTCATCCACAAGCTGGTGGAGGCGCGCTACCGCCACCACCACTCCCTGCTCGAGGCGGCGCGCCGCCACTCGGGCCTGCCGCCCCCGGGGCCCGTGCTGCGGCCGCCCCCTGGGGCTCCGCCCCGGCGCCCCCCGCCTCCGGGCGTGCCCCCCACGGGGGACCTGGAGACAGAGCCGCCCGTGCCCCGCCAGGACGAGACGGAGGCCGCCGTGCTCCGCATGGAGGCGCTGGACTCCGTGGAGCTGCCCCCCGTGCAGGACATCGAGGCGGCGGAGGAGGCCTCCTTGTCCACTGGCACGACAGATCTCGACGGCTGA
- the phoU gene encoding phosphate signaling complex protein PhoU — MPATHTDKAFEQDLRDLRERLLAMGAKVEALIAGSVRALTERDSVLAEKVIQSDKDVNRLEVEIDDLCRRILALRQPAASDLRLITTALKIVTDLERIGDLAVNIAERANDLNQVPPLAPYVDTPKLAELAQQQVKKALDAFVSNDVAKAEEVLRGDDLLDALFLKIFNELLAYMMEDSRNIRRATALMFIAKHLERIGDHALNVAEMVVYMVRGKDIRHPLSRNLTME; from the coding sequence ATGCCGGCGACCCATACCGACAAAGCGTTTGAGCAGGACCTGCGGGATTTGCGCGAGCGGCTGCTGGCCATGGGGGCCAAGGTCGAGGCGCTCATCGCGGGCAGCGTGCGGGCCCTCACCGAGCGGGACTCCGTGCTGGCCGAGAAGGTCATCCAGTCCGACAAGGACGTGAACCGGCTGGAGGTGGAGATCGACGATCTCTGCCGCCGCATCCTGGCCTTGCGCCAGCCCGCGGCGAGCGATCTGCGGCTCATCACCACGGCTCTGAAGATCGTCACCGACCTGGAGCGCATTGGCGACCTGGCGGTGAACATCGCCGAGCGGGCCAATGACCTGAACCAGGTGCCGCCCCTGGCACCCTACGTGGACACGCCGAAGCTGGCGGAGCTCGCCCAGCAGCAGGTGAAGAAGGCGCTGGATGCCTTCGTCTCCAACGACGTGGCCAAGGCGGAGGAAGTGCTGCGGGGCGATGACCTGCTGGATGCCCTCTTCCTGAAGATCTTCAACGAGCTGCTCGCCTACATGATGGAGGACTCGAGGAACATCCGGCGGGCCACGGCGCTGATGTTCATCGCCAAGCACCTGGAGCGCATCGGCGACCACGCGCTGAACGTGGCGGAGATGGTCGTCTACATGGTGCGTGGCAAGGACATCCGCCACCCGCTGAGCCGGAACCTGACCATGGAGTAG
- the pstA gene encoding phosphate ABC transporter permease PstA: MKHATRRTVGAALTSLTGLAALLIVAMLALILLDVLRGGAGHVTWEFLSQPPSDGMMRGGIFPALYGTAALTLLMTLAVMPVGVLTAVYLHEYASPDSRLARWVRVAIVNLAGVPSIVFGLFGLGFFIHFIGGGMDRALGYQTMHWAQPSILWASLTLAVLTLPVVIVSTEEALRAVPLDHRTASLALGATQSQTLMRVVLPGALPGILTGAVLAVSRGAGEVAPILFTGAAYFLPDLPTSLNSQFMHLGYHTYVLATQSPDIEATRPLLYATVLVLLMLTFALNLVAVVIRTRTRRRAANAH; the protein is encoded by the coding sequence GTGAAGCACGCCACTCGCCGCACGGTGGGGGCCGCCCTCACCTCCCTCACGGGCCTGGCCGCGCTGCTCATCGTGGCCATGCTCGCCCTCATCCTCCTGGATGTCCTCCGCGGGGGTGCGGGCCACGTCACCTGGGAGTTCCTCTCCCAGCCTCCCTCCGACGGCATGATGCGCGGAGGCATCTTCCCGGCCCTCTACGGCACGGCGGCGCTGACCCTGCTGATGACCCTGGCGGTGATGCCCGTGGGCGTGCTCACCGCGGTCTACCTGCACGAGTACGCCTCACCGGACTCGCGGCTGGCGCGCTGGGTGCGGGTGGCGATCGTCAACCTGGCGGGGGTGCCCTCCATCGTCTTCGGCCTGTTCGGCCTGGGCTTCTTCATCCACTTCATCGGCGGCGGCATGGACCGCGCGCTGGGCTACCAGACCATGCACTGGGCCCAGCCGAGCATCCTCTGGGCCTCGCTCACCCTGGCGGTGCTGACGCTGCCCGTGGTCATCGTCTCCACGGAAGAGGCCCTGCGCGCGGTGCCCCTGGACCACCGCACCGCGAGCCTCGCCCTGGGCGCCACCCAGTCCCAGACGCTCATGCGGGTGGTGCTGCCGGGCGCGCTGCCGGGCATCCTGACGGGGGCGGTGCTGGCGGTGTCCCGCGGCGCCGGCGAGGTGGCCCCCATCCTCTTCACGGGCGCGGCTTACTTCCTGCCGGACCTGCCCACGTCGCTGAACTCCCAGTTCATGCACCTGGGCTACCACACGTACGTGCTCGCCACGCAGTCCCCCGACATCGAGGCCACCCGCCCGCTGCTCTACGCCACGGTGCTGGTGCTGCTGATGCTCACCTTCGCCCTCAACCTCGTCGCGGTCGTCATCCGGACCCGGACCCGCCGGCGCGCCGCGAACGCCCACTGA
- a CDS encoding DUF2379 family protein, which yields MDAAQPDGGPFRVLASRTLRDNAPLVLTDDVRALLLRTAREVAIPDADGEFDGARQEMRDVLAVEVVPYYLLLAQEQLDDMADEP from the coding sequence ATGGATGCTGCCCAGCCCGATGGGGGACCCTTTCGAGTACTTGCAAGCCGGACCCTGCGCGACAACGCTCCCCTCGTGCTCACGGACGACGTACGCGCGTTGCTCCTTCGCACTGCACGGGAGGTTGCCATCCCCGATGCCGATGGGGAGTTCGATGGCGCGCGCCAAGAAATGCGTGACGTGCTGGCTGTCGAAGTGGTGCCTTACTACCTACTGCTTGCCCAAGAGCAGCTCGATGACATGGCGGACGAGCCGTGA
- the pstC gene encoding phosphate ABC transporter permease subunit PstC, whose translation MDREALMQQSLAETVVVPQLSPTARRRQLREKAIAGFITLMAFTGIAALVLIIVFVAKEALALFTDAHAQQEASPAKMFLPQVARAGRPATFTWQPVSSVPKVSMIPLFIGTLKTTLVSMLVAVPLGVAGALFAAEFAPRRLREFLKPIIELLAGIPSVVLGFFALMVLATFLQDTFGFTYRLNAVVAGLGLALAIVPVIFTVAEDALTAVPRSYREASLALGATPWETAWKVVLPAAAPGILAACVLGFGRAIGETMIILMASGNAAIVSANLGDSVRSLSATIAAEMGEVVVGSPHYSLLFFIGVELFVFTFILNMVASAWTKRVLKRLTGGAS comes from the coding sequence ATGGATAGAGAGGCCCTCATGCAGCAGAGTCTCGCGGAAACCGTCGTGGTCCCGCAGTTGTCGCCGACGGCCCGGCGGCGGCAACTCCGGGAAAAAGCCATCGCGGGCTTCATCACCCTCATGGCCTTCACCGGCATCGCCGCGCTGGTGTTGATCATCGTCTTCGTCGCGAAGGAGGCGCTGGCGCTCTTCACGGACGCCCACGCCCAGCAGGAGGCGAGCCCCGCCAAGATGTTCCTGCCCCAGGTGGCCCGTGCAGGGAGGCCCGCGACCTTCACCTGGCAGCCGGTGTCCTCGGTGCCGAAGGTGAGCATGATTCCGCTCTTCATCGGCACGCTGAAGACGACGCTCGTCTCCATGCTGGTGGCGGTGCCGCTGGGTGTGGCCGGTGCGCTGTTCGCCGCGGAGTTCGCCCCCCGCAGGTTGCGGGAGTTCCTCAAGCCCATCATCGAGCTGCTGGCGGGCATCCCCTCGGTGGTGCTCGGCTTCTTCGCGCTGATGGTGCTGGCCACCTTCCTCCAGGACACCTTCGGCTTCACCTACCGGCTCAACGCGGTGGTGGCGGGCCTGGGGCTGGCGCTGGCCATCGTGCCCGTCATCTTCACCGTGGCCGAGGATGCGCTCACGGCGGTGCCCCGTAGCTACCGGGAGGCCTCCCTGGCCCTGGGCGCCACCCCCTGGGAGACCGCCTGGAAGGTGGTGCTGCCCGCCGCGGCCCCCGGCATCCTCGCCGCGTGCGTGCTGGGCTTCGGCCGCGCCATCGGCGAGACGATGATCATCCTGATGGCCTCGGGCAACGCGGCCATCGTCTCGGCGAACCTGGGAGACTCGGTCCGCTCGCTGTCGGCGACCATCGCGGCGGAGATGGGCGAGGTGGTGGTCGGCAGTCCCCACTACTCGCTGCTGTTCTTCATCGGCGTGGAGCTGTTCGTCTTCACCTTCATCCTGAACATGGTGGCCTCCGCCTGGACGAAGCGCGTCCTCAAGCGGCTCACCGGGGGCGCCTCGTGA
- the pstB gene encoding phosphate ABC transporter ATP-binding protein PstB: protein MEARALTLRYGAKVAIREVSLTIPEHQVTAMIGPSGCGKSTFLRSLNRMNDLIPHTHHTGTILLDGTSIHDRNVDVVDLRRRVGMVFQKSNPFPKSIFENVAYGLRVGGLKNKADLAARVEKSLRSAALWDEVKDRLEDSALGLSGGQQQRLCIARALAVEPEVLLMDEPASALDPIATAKIEELIYLLKATYTIAIVTHNMQQAARVSDRTAFFYMGELVECGPTEQIFTNPREKRTEDYVTGKFG, encoded by the coding sequence ATGGAGGCGCGGGCCCTGACCCTCCGCTATGGCGCCAAGGTGGCCATCCGCGAGGTGAGCCTCACCATCCCCGAGCACCAGGTGACGGCGATGATTGGCCCCTCGGGGTGTGGCAAGTCCACCTTCCTGCGCTCGCTCAACCGGATGAATGATCTCATCCCCCACACGCACCACACCGGCACCATCCTGCTGGATGGCACGAGCATCCACGACCGGAACGTGGACGTGGTGGACCTGCGCCGCCGCGTGGGCATGGTGTTCCAGAAATCGAACCCCTTCCCCAAGTCCATCTTCGAGAACGTGGCCTACGGCCTGCGGGTGGGCGGGCTGAAGAACAAGGCGGACCTGGCCGCGCGGGTGGAGAAGTCCCTCCGGAGCGCGGCGCTCTGGGACGAGGTGAAGGACCGGCTCGAGGACAGCGCCCTGGGGTTGTCGGGCGGCCAGCAGCAGCGCCTGTGCATCGCGCGCGCCCTGGCGGTGGAGCCCGAGGTGCTCCTCATGGACGAGCCGGCCAGCGCCCTGGACCCCATCGCCACCGCGAAGATCGAAGAGCTCATCTACCTCCTGAAGGCCACGTACACGATCGCCATCGTCACCCACAACATGCAGCAGGCGGCCCGGGTCAGCGACCGGACCGCTTTCTTCTACATGGGTGAGTTGGTGGAATGCGGCCCGACGGAGCAGATTTTCACGAACCCGCGCGAGAAGCGCACCGAGGACTACGTCACCGGGAAGTTCGGGTAG
- a CDS encoding phosphate ABC transporter substrate-binding protein has protein sequence MKKFLASLLVLLPFVLPAAAQAGTLSVKGSDTMVILGQRWAEEFMKKNTSTKIQVTGGGSGTGLAALINGTTDIAMSSRPIKDAENEKVRAQAKAPAEQISVAKDGVTFYVHEKNPLNALTVEQLKGIYLGDITNWKDVGGANAPIVLYSRENSSGTYVFVKDNLLNGEDYAPEAQTLPGTAAVVNAITKEKNGIGYGGAAYAKGIKELKVKVGTEEIAPSAENIKSGKYPLSRDLYFYLRTKPTGEVKSFIDFALSPEGQQIVNKVGYFPVK, from the coding sequence ATGAAGAAGTTCCTCGCGTCGCTGCTCGTCCTCCTCCCGTTCGTTCTTCCCGCCGCGGCCCAGGCAGGCACCCTCTCCGTCAAGGGCTCGGACACCATGGTCATCCTGGGCCAGCGCTGGGCCGAGGAGTTCATGAAGAAGAACACCTCCACCAAGATCCAGGTCACCGGCGGAGGCTCGGGCACGGGCCTGGCGGCCCTCATCAACGGCACCACGGACATCGCCATGTCCAGCCGTCCCATCAAGGACGCGGAGAACGAGAAGGTGCGGGCCCAGGCCAAGGCCCCCGCCGAGCAGATCTCCGTCGCCAAGGACGGCGTCACCTTCTACGTGCACGAGAAGAACCCGCTCAACGCCCTCACGGTCGAGCAGCTCAAGGGCATCTACCTGGGCGACATCACCAACTGGAAGGACGTGGGCGGCGCCAATGCCCCCATCGTCCTCTACTCGCGCGAGAACTCCTCCGGCACGTACGTTTTCGTGAAGGACAACCTGCTCAACGGCGAGGACTACGCCCCCGAGGCGCAGACGCTGCCCGGCACCGCCGCGGTGGTCAACGCCATCACCAAGGAGAAGAACGGCATCGGCTACGGCGGCGCGGCCTACGCCAAGGGCATCAAGGAGCTGAAGGTCAAGGTGGGCACCGAGGAGATCGCCCCCTCCGCCGAGAACATCAAGAGCGGCAAGTACCCGCTCTCGCGCGACCTGTACTTCTACCTGCGCACCAAGCCTACCGGTGAGGTGAAGTCCTTCATCGACTTCGCCCTGTCCCCCGAGGGCCAGCAGATCGTCAACAAAGTCGGCTACTTCCCGGTGAAGTAG
- a CDS encoding response regulator, with protein MSHVLIVDDERDLAELIDFNLQAAGFSTRVAGTGEAALAAASEQPPQLVLLDLMLPDISGTEVCRQLRTNVLTRDVLIVMLTAKGEEADRVRGFEVGADDYVTKPFSVRELVLRIKAVLRRALPSKEGTAPLALGPLKLDVSTHRFYVEGKEVLLTALEFRLLEYMMTRLGRVQTREQLLEEVWGLSSSLETRTIDTHVMRLRDKLGPARPYLETVRGVGYRIVDPQLA; from the coding sequence ATGTCCCACGTCCTCATCGTCGATGACGAGCGAGATCTCGCCGAGCTCATCGACTTCAATCTCCAGGCAGCCGGATTTTCCACCCGCGTCGCGGGCACGGGCGAGGCCGCCCTGGCCGCCGCCAGCGAACAGCCCCCCCAGCTCGTCCTGCTGGACCTGATGCTGCCCGACATCTCCGGCACGGAGGTGTGCCGGCAGCTGCGCACGAACGTGCTCACCCGTGACGTGCTCATCGTCATGCTCACCGCCAAGGGCGAGGAGGCCGACCGGGTGCGCGGCTTCGAGGTAGGGGCGGATGACTACGTCACCAAGCCCTTCAGCGTCCGGGAGCTGGTCTTGCGCATCAAGGCCGTCCTGCGCCGGGCCCTGCCCTCCAAGGAAGGCACGGCCCCCCTCGCGCTGGGGCCGCTCAAGCTCGATGTGAGCACCCACCGCTTCTACGTGGAGGGCAAGGAGGTGCTCCTCACGGCGCTCGAGTTCCGGCTCCTGGAGTACATGATGACGCGGCTGGGCCGCGTGCAGACCCGCGAGCAGCTCCTGGAGGAGGTCTGGGGCCTGTCCAGCAGCCTGGAGACGCGCACCATCGACACCCACGTGATGCGGCTGCGCGACAAGCTCGGCCCGGCGCGCCCGTACCTGGAGACCGTCCGGGGGGTCGGCTACCGCATCGTGGACCCCCAGCTCGCCTGA
- a CDS encoding response regulator encodes MADDARKVLVVDDDADWREFLRVCLEELGYETIEAADGHEALASLTRERCGVMLLDLNMPGMSGLEVVERLPRNASPRIVFLTSAAAQDVGSALLSGPHYYLPKGASRDELSLLLQSLDA; translated from the coding sequence ATGGCGGACGATGCACGCAAGGTCTTGGTCGTGGACGACGACGCGGACTGGAGGGAGTTCCTGAGGGTCTGCCTCGAAGAACTCGGCTACGAAACCATTGAGGCGGCCGATGGGCACGAGGCCCTGGCCTCGCTCACCCGGGAACGGTGCGGCGTCATGCTGCTGGACCTGAACATGCCGGGAATGAGCGGCCTGGAGGTCGTCGAGCGGCTGCCCCGGAATGCATCCCCCCGCATCGTCTTCCTGACCTCCGCGGCGGCCCAGGACGTGGGCAGCGCGCTGCTCTCCGGTCCCCACTATTACCTGCCCAAGGGTGCCAGCCGGGACGAACTCTCGCTCCTCCTTCAGTCACTGGATGCCTGA